A window of Novosphingobium terrae contains these coding sequences:
- a CDS encoding FecR family protein translates to MTDAPSPSRAIRRQAAQWLAQREAASWTPEAEARCAAWRAADPRHEQAYAQAQALWDSLDATVLTETIDPEAPLARHRFSPRNLNLWAAMAAALVLAVLGAPELAVRLRADAITAVGERRSVALPDGSMAMLNTDSAIAVDSANPRTIRLLRGEAAFSVAPDRAHPFTVLSGGGSTTALGTRFIVRQDHDNTQVTVTEHAVRITREAQTRVLHEGAQLTYGPHGIGPTQNVETDDADAWMRGHLRVVNMPLGAVVAQLNRYHRGYIGVSADLAQRPVSGVFDIDDPVGAVDVIERTLGLGSTRLTDHVILIHS, encoded by the coding sequence ATGACTGACGCGCCCTCCCCTTCCCGAGCCATCCGCCGACAAGCCGCGCAGTGGCTCGCCCAGCGCGAAGCCGCAAGCTGGACGCCCGAAGCCGAGGCCCGCTGCGCCGCATGGCGCGCCGCCGATCCGCGCCATGAACAGGCCTATGCCCAGGCGCAGGCCTTGTGGGACAGTCTGGACGCCACAGTGCTGACCGAAACCATCGATCCCGAAGCACCGCTCGCCCGGCATCGTTTCAGCCCGCGCAATCTGAACCTCTGGGCGGCGATGGCCGCCGCGCTGGTGCTGGCCGTGCTGGGCGCCCCCGAACTGGCCGTCAGGCTGCGCGCCGATGCCATCACCGCCGTGGGCGAGCGACGCTCGGTCGCGCTGCCGGATGGCTCGATGGCGATGCTCAACACCGACAGCGCGATTGCGGTGGACAGCGCCAACCCGCGCACCATCCGCCTGCTGCGCGGCGAGGCGGCCTTCAGCGTCGCACCCGATCGGGCCCATCCCTTCACCGTCCTGTCGGGCGGAGGCAGCACCACGGCGCTGGGCACGCGCTTTATCGTGCGGCAGGACCATGACAACACGCAGGTCACCGTCACCGAGCATGCAGTGCGTATCACACGGGAAGCCCAGACGCGCGTGCTGCATGAGGGGGCACAACTGACCTATGGGCCGCACGGCATCGGGCCCACGCAAAATGTGGAGACAGATGATGCCGACGCCTGGATGCGCGGCCATCTGCGCGTGGTCAACATGCCGCTGGGGGCTGTTGTGGCGCAGCTCAACCGCTATCATCGCGGCTATATCGGGGTCAGCGCGGATCTGGCGCAGCGCCCTGTCAGCGGGGTGTTCGATATTGACGACCCGGTCGGCGCGGTCGATGTGATCGAGCGCACGCTGGGCCTTGGCTCCACCCGGCTGACCGATCATGTGATCCTGATCCATAGCTGA
- a CDS encoding TonB-dependent receptor domain-containing protein, translating to MTYFTVSHGEKAGGLNTTQAPGTLPLDQYAVRPETATNYEIGLKGDWFHHKLAATFDLFRMDISNYQANVTQVVANPSGAGGMSIINPIVSAGAARTQGAEFEVTAAPMRGLSLHGFVAYNDAKYLSYTSAPCPIEAPTGSTTCDLSGKPIVGAPKWTMGLNGTAETPIGKTRNVYFSPEVSWRSHYYGSNDDSIYSITGNYAVVNLRLGVRDRDGRWDLSFWGRNVANKRRINNYFNYGSLVPGTLVAFFGDPATYGATLRVNL from the coding sequence ATGACCTATTTCACCGTCTCGCACGGGGAAAAGGCCGGGGGGCTCAACACGACGCAGGCGCCCGGCACGCTGCCGCTCGACCAATATGCCGTGCGCCCGGAAACCGCGACCAATTACGAGATCGGCCTCAAAGGCGACTGGTTCCACCACAAGCTGGCAGCCACCTTCGACCTGTTCCGCATGGATATCAGCAACTATCAGGCCAATGTGACGCAGGTGGTCGCCAATCCGTCTGGCGCGGGCGGCATGTCGATCATCAACCCCATCGTCAGTGCGGGCGCCGCGCGCACGCAGGGCGCGGAATTCGAGGTCACCGCCGCCCCGATGCGCGGGCTGAGCCTCCATGGTTTCGTCGCCTATAATGACGCCAAATATCTGTCCTACACCAGCGCGCCATGCCCGATTGAAGCGCCGACCGGCTCAACGACCTGCGACCTGTCCGGCAAGCCCATCGTTGGCGCGCCAAAATGGACGATGGGGTTGAACGGCACAGCCGAAACCCCGATCGGCAAGACGCGCAACGTCTATTTCAGCCCCGAAGTGTCATGGCGCTCTCACTATTATGGATCGAACGATGATTCGATCTATTCGATCACCGGCAATTACGCGGTGGTGAACCTGCGGCTCGGCGTCCGTGATCGCGATGGGCGTTGGGATCTTTCGTTCTGGGGCCGCAATGTCGCCAACAAGCGCCGGATCAACAATTACTTCAATTACGGATCGCTGGTGCCCGGCACGCTGGTCGCCTTCTTCGGCGATCCCGCAACCTATGGCGCAACCCTGCGCGTCAATCTGTGA
- a CDS encoding helix-turn-helix domain-containing protein: MLASESSRSPAIDRWKAAAYDLALEEGLAALSTRAVASRVGGSASAINYHFGNREQLIAAVCAQALEASQGWRAHHREETSVKLPIWLDLAGAFATLLQIRIEDGRPLLSLLRELEQEAVASDWPDVAAAIVDEMAAEAAFWQDYTAMFGASPEQGALWADLALALSSTTLSISTSALRSAWIVGAAVRLQQRLAGQSIVLIPSRMQEAAQFDASSDRYNETALRILDIALSALAEKGADRLNQRDVAARAGVSLSAVTYFFGSKQELISAAFEELCSRAYRAMTDEGRERSRAEMVESLSAAEGSTSLTTLDVLMRSGMRHPVLGPVVDRMLAIRGVGSEALLAQLGFAVDRLDGYLWISMVTGRHRRVSHLPAADRKEAMLQAAWFRLEALFAR, translated from the coding sequence ATGCTCGCGTCTGAATCTTCTCGCTCTCCCGCCATCGATCGCTGGAAAGCCGCCGCCTATGACCTCGCGCTGGAAGAAGGGCTGGCCGCGCTCAGCACCAGAGCAGTGGCCAGCCGCGTGGGAGGCAGCGCTTCGGCCATCAACTACCATTTCGGCAATCGCGAGCAGCTGATCGCCGCCGTTTGCGCTCAGGCGCTTGAGGCCTCTCAAGGCTGGCGCGCCCATCATCGCGAGGAAACCAGCGTCAAATTGCCGATCTGGCTCGATCTGGCCGGAGCCTTCGCCACCCTGCTCCAGATCCGGATCGAGGACGGGCGCCCGTTGCTCTCGCTGTTGCGCGAACTCGAACAGGAAGCCGTTGCCAGCGACTGGCCGGATGTTGCAGCCGCCATCGTGGACGAGATGGCAGCGGAAGCGGCGTTCTGGCAGGATTATACGGCCATGTTCGGCGCATCCCCGGAGCAGGGGGCCTTATGGGCGGATTTGGCGCTGGCGCTCAGCTCGACCACCTTGTCGATCTCGACCAGCGCGCTGCGGTCAGCCTGGATTGTGGGTGCGGCTGTGCGCCTGCAGCAGCGGCTGGCCGGCCAGAGTATCGTGCTGATACCCAGCAGGATGCAGGAAGCGGCCCAATTCGACGCCTCATCCGACCGCTACAATGAAACGGCGCTGCGCATCCTCGACATCGCCTTGTCCGCGCTGGCCGAAAAGGGTGCCGATCGCCTCAACCAGCGGGATGTCGCCGCGCGCGCCGGCGTCTCCCTGTCTGCCGTCACCTATTTCTTCGGCTCCAAACAGGAGCTGATCAGCGCGGCTTTCGAGGAATTGTGCAGCCGTGCCTATCGCGCCATGACCGACGAAGGCCGGGAACGCAGCCGCGCCGAAATGGTCGAGAGCCTGAGCGCCGCAGAGGGCAGCACCTCGCTGACGACTCTGGATGTCCTCATGCGCTCGGGCATGCGCCATCCGGTGCTTGGCCCGGTGGTCGACCGCATGCTGGCCATTCGCGGTGTCGGCTCCGAGGCCTTGCTGGCGCAGCTCGGTTTTGCCGTTGACCGGCTGGACGGCTATCTGTGGATCTCAATGGTGACAGGCCGCCATCGGCGCGTTTCGCACCTGCCTGCTGCAGACCGGAAGGAGGCCATGCTGCAGGCGGCATGGTTCCGGCTTGAGGCGCTGTTCGCCCGCTGA
- a CDS encoding TetR/AcrR family transcriptional regulator has protein sequence MQLSHLVDPASQPFHMDGLGRIMAALIDEWVWSERRLAFAWREGLLLSQREKGYQGIGAEWQALWSGFWQAICDMCGVGAYSRWTSSVFEGEAALHMLPGRRVLDRACLDELCQGWADWLIGRLTVEGPWRFRARQRALDALPHLPDHDDVARRIASAAADVVEHQGMAGLTHRSVAARADVSLGMVSGRFRTSADLARLAFDTIYSRLVMPLEAHEADLSRGQIHVSRRLAMEELMLAVARESTSQSFASQLRYLRGRTSGRILQDMLGMEVTVSPLDAAIFSDLLSGMQRAGIDLSQPGDLDRDGSEWAALRTLLRSRPMADAAKGWGF, from the coding sequence ATGCAACTGAGCCATCTGGTTGATCCGGCCTCTCAGCCGTTCCACATGGATGGGCTGGGCCGGATCATGGCAGCCCTGATCGATGAATGGGTGTGGAGCGAAAGGCGCCTCGCCTTTGCCTGGCGCGAAGGCCTTCTGCTGTCCCAACGCGAAAAGGGCTATCAGGGCATCGGGGCAGAATGGCAGGCCCTGTGGAGCGGCTTTTGGCAGGCCATATGCGATATGTGCGGCGTGGGCGCATATTCTCGCTGGACAAGTTCTGTTTTCGAGGGGGAGGCGGCGCTGCACATGTTGCCCGGGCGGCGCGTGCTCGACCGGGCCTGCCTCGATGAACTTTGTCAGGGTTGGGCCGACTGGCTGATTGGTCGGTTGACGGTCGAAGGCCCCTGGCGCTTCAGGGCGCGCCAGCGAGCGCTGGATGCCCTGCCTCACCTGCCTGACCATGATGACGTGGCCCGACGGATTGCTTCGGCTGCGGCCGATGTCGTGGAGCATCAGGGGATGGCGGGATTGACGCATCGCTCGGTCGCGGCCCGGGCGGATGTCTCGCTCGGGATGGTTTCAGGTCGATTTCGGACCAGCGCCGATCTGGCGCGTCTGGCTTTCGACACCATTTACAGCCGGCTGGTGATGCCGCTTGAGGCGCATGAGGCGGATCTTTCCAGAGGGCAAATTCATGTGTCGCGGCGCCTGGCCATGGAGGAGTTGATGCTTGCCGTTGCCCGGGAGAGCACATCTCAATCCTTTGCCTCGCAATTGCGCTATCTGCGCGGGCGCACGAGCGGCCGGATTTTGCAAGACATGCTGGGTATGGAGGTGACGGTTTCCCCTTTGGATGCCGCCATTTTTTCCGATCTTCTTTCTGGCATGCAGCGAGCCGGGATTGACCTGTCCCAACCGGGCGATCTCGATCGGGACGGATCTGAATGGGCAGCGTTGCGGACCTTGCTGCGATCTCGGCCGATGGCGGACGCTGCAAAAGGGTGGGGTTTTTGA
- a CDS encoding PepSY-associated TM helix domain-containing protein, with the protein MTARSIRRWALIHRWSSLACTLFLLLLCVTGLPLIFHDEIDAAGGRLARASSTPGSPPAPLDRVAWRAAQAMGTPVQVFYWKDEEPGVVHAVTGGGADLPMDMHAARPLSPPDRKGLDLMGAMLMLHSRLFMGLAGYALLGLAGLLTVLAVVSGVVLYGPFTRDLRFGEIRQGRSKRVAWLDLHNLTGIATAMWLGVVALTGVVNTLEDPLFLLWHAGAPPVATRSGPMIAIQQAFEHARTAAPGMVPNSMILPGSPLGSANAFIVWVHGDSPLTARLFQPVFVDAASGKAALDPGFPWYLRALNLARPLHFGDYGGWPLKILWALLDLVTIMVLCSGLYLWWGKQRRPPNPERQHRNTAPTLETAA; encoded by the coding sequence ATGACGGCCAGATCGATCCGGCGTTGGGCTTTGATCCATCGCTGGTCGAGCCTGGCCTGCACGCTTTTCCTGCTGCTGCTCTGCGTGACAGGCCTGCCGCTGATCTTCCATGACGAGATCGACGCGGCCGGCGGCAGGCTGGCTCGCGCGTCCTCCACGCCGGGCAGCCCGCCCGCCCCGCTGGATCGCGTGGCATGGCGGGCGGCGCAGGCCATGGGCACGCCCGTGCAGGTGTTCTACTGGAAGGATGAGGAGCCCGGCGTGGTTCATGCCGTCACCGGCGGAGGCGCTGACCTGCCGATGGATATGCATGCCGCCCGGCCCCTGTCCCCGCCTGACCGCAAGGGCTTGGACCTGATGGGCGCCATGCTGATGCTGCACAGCCGCCTGTTTATGGGGCTGGCGGGCTATGCGCTGCTGGGTCTTGCCGGGCTGCTGACTGTGCTGGCGGTGGTGTCTGGCGTGGTGCTCTATGGCCCCTTCACCCGCGATCTGCGCTTTGGGGAGATCCGTCAGGGGCGCTCGAAACGGGTCGCATGGCTGGATCTGCACAATCTGACGGGCATCGCCACCGCCATGTGGCTGGGGGTGGTGGCGCTGACCGGTGTCGTCAACACGCTGGAAGACCCGCTGTTTTTGCTGTGGCACGCCGGGGCGCCGCCTGTCGCGACCCGGTCCGGGCCCATGATCGCCATCCAGCAGGCCTTCGAGCATGCGCGGACCGCCGCCCCGGGCATGGTCCCCAACAGCATGATCCTGCCCGGATCGCCCCTAGGCAGCGCCAATGCCTTTATCGTCTGGGTGCATGGCGACAGCCCCCTGACCGCACGGCTGTTCCAGCCGGTCTTTGTCGATGCGGCATCGGGCAAAGCGGCGCTCGATCCCGGATTTCCATGGTACCTTAGGGCGCTCAATCTGGCCCGCCCGCTGCATTTCGGGGATTACGGAGGCTGGCCGCTCAAGATCCTGTGGGCCTTGCTCGATCTGGTGACCATCATGGTGCTGTGCAGTGGGCTCTATCTGTGGTGGGGCAAGCAGCGGCGCCCCCCAAACCCGGAGCGCCAGCATCGCAATACCGCCCCGACGCTGGAAACCGCAGCGTGA
- a CDS encoding spinster family MFS transporter: protein MFRQADPVAMPVESRASLAALPAPGMRMALYVLLLMSLISLIGSYDRYLVGILVESIKHDLKVSDGQVGLLTGLGFALVYSLLAVPVARLSDGGRRVPVLACALILWSIMTALCGAAIGFPMLLLARMGVGVGEAGCVPTTQAILSDHFPERWRATAIAIATVASGIGLMLAGVCGGWVADHWGWRAAFLVGAVPGPALAWLLWATLRKPVAGKTSLEAPTLPMTMPNAVGTLLRVRSLRLIYLGYSLATMAAYAAIGWIPAFLMRSQGLSASQVGAGYGSINGITMIVALFAGGLLGDMLGRRDRRWVIWQMAGCCILACPVTVVFLLSHDLHMMLWLTVPMTLLAMGSGSTVYATIQDLAGPRLRATGSALFLLFFNLAGVGIGPSLVGWLSDALHGRFGGDALRMALVGISFTYVLGGLIILLALPSIRRDMTEASQRGAPSID from the coding sequence ATGTTCCGCCAAGCCGATCCTGTCGCGATGCCGGTGGAAAGCCGCGCATCGCTGGCTGCCCTGCCCGCCCCGGGCATGAGGATGGCACTTTACGTGCTGCTCCTCATGTCGCTCATCTCGCTTATCGGTTCGTATGACCGCTATCTGGTCGGCATTCTGGTGGAAAGCATCAAACATGATTTGAAGGTGAGCGACGGGCAGGTCGGCCTGTTGACAGGACTCGGCTTCGCGCTGGTCTACTCCTTGCTGGCGGTGCCGGTGGCGCGTCTGTCCGATGGCGGGCGGCGCGTGCCGGTGCTGGCTTGCGCACTCATCCTGTGGTCGATCATGACGGCCCTGTGCGGGGCGGCCATCGGTTTTCCCATGCTGCTGCTCGCCCGCATGGGCGTGGGCGTGGGTGAGGCGGGTTGCGTGCCCACCACACAGGCCATCCTCTCCGACCATTTCCCCGAGCGCTGGCGCGCCACGGCGATTGCCATCGCCACTGTGGCCAGCGGCATCGGCCTGATGCTGGCCGGGGTCTGCGGCGGCTGGGTGGCGGACCATTGGGGATGGCGCGCGGCCTTTCTGGTGGGGGCGGTGCCCGGCCCCGCGCTGGCATGGCTCCTCTGGGCGACACTGCGCAAGCCGGTGGCAGGCAAGACATCGCTGGAAGCGCCCACCCTCCCCATGACCATGCCTAACGCGGTCGGCACGCTGCTGCGCGTGCGCAGTCTGCGCCTGATCTATCTGGGCTATTCTTTGGCGACCATGGCCGCCTATGCCGCCATCGGCTGGATTCCCGCTTTCCTGATGCGCAGTCAGGGGCTGTCGGCCAGTCAGGTGGGGGCAGGCTATGGCTCGATCAACGGGATCACCATGATTGTCGCCTTGTTCGCGGGCGGCCTGTTGGGCGACATGCTGGGCCGGCGTGACCGGCGCTGGGTGATCTGGCAGATGGCGGGATGCTGCATTCTGGCCTGCCCGGTCACCGTGGTCTTCCTCCTGTCTCATGACCTGCACATGATGCTGTGGCTGACCGTGCCGATGACCTTGCTGGCGATGGGCAGCGGCAGCACGGTCTATGCCACCATTCAGGATCTGGCCGGGCCCCGCCTGCGGGCCACGGGCTCGGCGCTGTTCCTGCTGTTCTTCAACCTTGCCGGTGTGGGCATCGGCCCCTCGCTGGTCGGCTGGCTGAGCGATGCCCTGCATGGCCGGTTTGGCGGCGATGCGCTGCGCATGGCGCTGGTCGGCATATCCTTTACCTATGTTCTGGGCGGGCTGATCATTCTGCTGGCCCTCCCCTCCATCCGCCGGGACATGACCGAGGCCAGCCAGCGCGGCGCCCCCTCGATCGACTGA
- a CDS encoding TonB-dependent siderophore receptor codes for MTPNHTTNLRARRLRRALAASLLLLPCGAALVPAPAVAQAARSYDIPAGALATALNRFAEQSGVQLLYDAPLARNRQTPGLHGSFGTAEGLSRLLAGSGLAYRQTGPGIFTLEAAPAAQSGSVPSGTVQLGTVTVEGSAIDDGSTAPQTATGHVRGYVATHAASATKSDTPILTTPQAISVVTSDQIRAQGAQSVPQALRYSSGVQAEQRGVNTDGEEYVYGRGFRLEEYLDGLILPDVGYNIASYEPYTLERIEVLHGPASVLYGQAYPGGIVNLVSKLPGDTPVHEVQIGGGSYGRIQGGFDLGDRLDSNGDVTYRVTGLARSSGSQIDHIRTERYAIAPSLKIKLDANTDLTLLANAQYDPKAGFYNFVPSQGTVTANPNGRIPTSLDVGDPTYDRHSRMQWGGGYRLEHRIGETWVLRQNLRYTHIEDKLDALLAYGLGSDNATLNRYGFINHESLGQIALDNQAQAKFSTGALSHTVIVGLDYRKINYTQSYGFNFAAPALNVFAPVYGVSLAAPAYSGIDVVGQDQLGLYAQDQIHAGRLDVLAGLRQDWAGSTDHELVGATTTRQVDQKLTWRVGAVYSLPFGLSPYVSYATSFQPTIGVAYNGATFKPTTGQQVEAGLKYQPQGFNGFATIALFNLRQQNVTTSDPDPTHTGFSVQTGEIRSRGVEFELHANPVKQLSLIAAYTYLDNRVTKSNDTTGAFANNLGTTPYGVPANQASGWADYRFDAGALAGLKLGAGVRYVGSSYGDSLNDFKVGAYTLADAMFSYELGHAIPAMQNWVLSANVSNLFDKRYVSYCQSAALCAYGLRRNVLATLAWRW; via the coding sequence GTGACGCCAAACCACACGACAAACCTCCGCGCCCGCCGGTTGAGGCGCGCCCTTGCCGCCAGCCTGCTGCTCTTGCCCTGTGGCGCGGCGCTGGTTCCGGCCCCCGCCGTGGCACAGGCGGCGCGCAGCTATGACATTCCCGCAGGCGCTCTAGCCACCGCGCTCAACCGCTTTGCCGAGCAGAGCGGCGTGCAACTGCTTTACGATGCTCCCCTCGCCCGCAACCGCCAGACCCCCGGGCTGCATGGCAGCTTCGGCACCGCCGAGGGCCTGTCGCGCCTGCTCGCCGGATCGGGCCTGGCCTATCGCCAGACCGGGCCGGGCATCTTCACGCTGGAGGCGGCGCCTGCCGCCCAGTCGGGCTCCGTCCCATCGGGCACGGTCCAGCTGGGCACGGTGACCGTGGAGGGCAGCGCCATCGATGATGGCAGCACCGCGCCCCAGACCGCCACCGGCCATGTGCGCGGCTATGTCGCCACCCATGCCGCCAGCGCCACCAAGAGCGACACACCGATCCTCACCACGCCTCAGGCCATTTCTGTCGTCACCAGCGATCAGATCAGGGCGCAGGGCGCGCAAAGCGTGCCTCAGGCGCTGCGCTACAGCTCGGGCGTTCAGGCCGAGCAGCGCGGCGTCAACACCGATGGCGAGGAGTATGTCTATGGCCGGGGCTTCCGGCTGGAGGAGTATCTCGACGGGCTGATCCTGCCCGATGTCGGCTACAACATCGCCTCTTACGAGCCCTATACGCTCGAACGCATCGAAGTGCTGCACGGGCCTGCCTCGGTGCTGTATGGGCAGGCCTACCCGGGGGGCATCGTCAATCTGGTCAGCAAGCTGCCGGGTGATACGCCGGTGCATGAGGTGCAGATCGGCGGCGGCAGCTATGGCCGCATTCAGGGCGGCTTCGATCTGGGTGACAGGCTGGATAGCAATGGCGATGTCACCTATCGCGTCACGGGTCTGGCGCGCAGCAGCGGCTCGCAGATCGACCATATCCGCACCGAGCGCTATGCCATCGCCCCCAGCCTGAAGATCAAGCTGGATGCGAACACCGATCTGACCCTGCTGGCCAACGCCCAATATGATCCCAAGGCCGGTTTCTACAATTTCGTGCCCTCGCAAGGGACGGTGACGGCCAACCCCAATGGCCGCATCCCCACCAGCCTCGACGTGGGCGACCCGACCTATGATCGGCACAGCCGCATGCAATGGGGCGGCGGCTACAGGCTGGAACACCGCATCGGCGAGACATGGGTGCTGCGCCAGAACCTGCGCTACACCCATATCGAAGACAAGCTGGATGCGCTGCTGGCCTATGGGCTGGGTTCGGACAATGCGACGCTCAACCGCTATGGCTTTATCAACCACGAGAGCCTCGGCCAGATCGCGCTCGACAATCAGGCGCAGGCCAAATTCAGCACCGGGGCGCTGAGCCATACGGTGATCGTCGGGCTGGATTACCGCAAGATCAACTACACCCAGAGCTATGGCTTCAACTTTGCCGCCCCTGCGCTCAATGTCTTTGCGCCCGTCTATGGGGTCAGCCTTGCCGCGCCTGCCTATTCCGGGATCGATGTGGTCGGGCAGGACCAGCTGGGCCTCTATGCGCAGGATCAGATCCATGCCGGACGCCTCGATGTGCTGGCAGGCCTGCGGCAGGACTGGGCCGGATCGACCGATCATGAGCTGGTCGGTGCCACCACCACAAGGCAGGTCGATCAGAAGCTGACATGGCGGGTGGGCGCGGTCTACAGCCTGCCTTTCGGGCTCTCGCCCTATGTCAGCTATGCCACCAGCTTCCAGCCCACGATCGGCGTGGCGTATAATGGCGCCACCTTCAAGCCGACCACCGGCCAGCAGGTGGAGGCCGGGCTGAAGTATCAGCCGCAGGGCTTCAACGGCTTTGCCACCATCGCCCTGTTCAATCTGCGCCAGCAGAATGTCACCACCAGCGATCCCGATCCCACTCACACCGGCTTCAGCGTGCAGACCGGCGAGATCCGTTCACGCGGGGTGGAGTTTGAGCTGCATGCCAATCCGGTCAAGCAGCTCAGCCTGATCGCGGCCTACACCTATCTCGACAACCGCGTGACCAAGAGCAACGACACCACCGGCGCCTTTGCCAACAATCTGGGCACGACGCCCTATGGCGTGCCCGCCAATCAGGCCTCTGGCTGGGCCGATTACCGCTTTGATGCGGGTGCCCTTGCCGGGCTGAAGCTTGGCGCGGGGGTGCGCTATGTCGGCTCAAGCTATGGCGACAGCCTGAACGACTTCAAGGTGGGCGCCTACACGCTGGCCGATGCCATGTTCAGCTATGAGCTGGGCCATGCCATCCCGGCCATGCAGAACTGGGTGCTGAGCGCCAATGTCAGCAACCTGTTTGACAAGCGCTATGTCTCCTATTGCCAGAGCGCGGCGCTCTGCGCCTATGGGCTGCGACGCAATGTGCTGGCCACGCTGGCCTGGCGCTGGTGA
- a CDS encoding metallophosphoesterase family protein, translating into MAGNTRPTPFSVAVICDTQNYVDHNNQREAGFPLNAREMLWDMMSHIARNARSNGGDIAFVTGLGDNWQHPSVAGPDASHATIGAIANPVIERILPASPEALREVEMPAVRRAWEIVAQAMPFSVVPGNHDHDHLWTDPNHPPLISDAQGDVIDLIDQIGGLHVGELNNWTQVFGSDTPMFRDKPWYVSSFRDGANSAQLFEGGGYRFLHLGLEMCPDDAVIAWAQSVIDSHPGLPTILSIHEFINEAAERKSIAALDLTRMDPERNSPQDLWAKLIATNDQILITLNGHFHGVNQRIDNNDHGHKVYQFLVNYQSRKQALKVSAPEAKVLDGLGDGWIRLLTFDLAGATPRLRLRAYSAHYKAFASDLPFYTQWYGYEHPEMSPADFLALDEAEILLDDFRARFTPIADPAGHDAALLVAE; encoded by the coding sequence ATGGCAGGCAACACGCGCCCCACCCCCTTCAGCGTGGCGGTCATCTGCGACACGCAGAATTACGTCGACCATAACAACCAGCGCGAAGCCGGTTTTCCGCTCAATGCCCGCGAAATGCTGTGGGATATGATGAGCCATATCGCCCGCAACGCGCGCTCCAACGGCGGCGATATCGCCTTCGTCACCGGCCTCGGCGACAATTGGCAGCACCCCAGCGTTGCGGGCCCCGACGCCAGCCACGCCACCATCGGCGCCATTGCCAACCCGGTGATCGAGCGCATTCTGCCCGCCTCGCCCGAAGCCCTGCGTGAGGTCGAAATGCCCGCGGTCCGCCGCGCGTGGGAGATCGTGGCACAGGCCATGCCCTTCTCGGTCGTGCCCGGCAATCACGATCACGACCATCTCTGGACCGACCCCAATCACCCGCCGCTGATCTCCGACGCGCAAGGCGATGTGATCGATCTGATCGACCAGATCGGCGGCCTGCATGTCGGCGAACTGAACAACTGGACGCAGGTCTTCGGCAGCGACACGCCGATGTTCCGTGACAAGCCATGGTATGTGTCCTCCTTCCGCGATGGCGCCAACAGCGCGCAGCTGTTCGAAGGCGGCGGCTATCGCTTCCTGCATCTGGGGCTGGAAATGTGCCCCGACGATGCCGTGATCGCCTGGGCGCAATCCGTGATCGACAGCCATCCCGGCCTGCCCACCATCCTGTCGATCCATGAGTTCATCAACGAGGCGGCCGAGCGCAAATCCATCGCCGCGCTGGACCTCACGCGCATGGACCCGGAGCGCAACAGCCCGCAGGATCTGTGGGCCAAGCTGATTGCCACCAACGACCAGATCCTGATCACGCTGAACGGCCATTTCCACGGCGTCAACCAGCGGATCGACAACAACGACCATGGCCACAAGGTCTATCAGTTCCTTGTCAACTATCAGTCCCGCAAGCAGGCGCTCAAGGTCTCCGCGCCCGAGGCGAAGGTTCTCGATGGCCTCGGCGATGGCTGGATCCGCCTGTTGACATTCGATCTGGCCGGCGCAACACCGCGCCTGCGGCTGCGGGCCTATTCCGCGCATTACAAGGCCTTTGCCAGCGATCTGCCCTTCTACACGCAATGGTATGGCTATGAGCACCCGGAGATGAGCCCGGCCGACTTCCTCGCTCTCGACGAGGCCGAGATCCTGCTGGACGATTTCCGCGCGCGCTTCACGCCCATCGCCGACCCGGCTGGGCATGACGCCGCGCTGCTGGTCGCAGAATAA
- a CDS encoding RNA polymerase sigma factor: MTTNATALSRLLIAERQMLLRAVRRIVGSEPAAEDVAQSLWLKIQRIDDEPPIRNQRGFLYRLARNLALDQMRGEKVRGALFLATDTPPDVAADAPSALATLLGQEDLARVDAAIETLPPRCRQALYLRRIEQLPAHEVAQRMGVSRQMVARYIAQAMEHLMDDPDDD; this comes from the coding sequence GTGACAACCAACGCAACTGCCCTTTCCCGCCTGCTCATCGCCGAGCGCCAGATGCTGCTGCGCGCGGTCCGGCGGATCGTGGGCAGCGAGCCTGCGGCCGAGGATGTCGCACAAAGCCTGTGGCTCAAGATCCAGCGGATCGATGACGAACCGCCCATTCGCAACCAGCGCGGCTTTCTCTATCGCCTCGCCCGCAATCTGGCGCTGGACCAGATGCGTGGCGAGAAGGTTCGCGGGGCACTCTTCCTCGCAACCGATACGCCGCCCGATGTTGCCGCCGACGCGCCCTCCGCGCTGGCCACATTGCTGGGGCAGGAAGACCTCGCCCGCGTCGATGCCGCGATCGAAACCCTGCCGCCGCGCTGCCGCCAGGCGCTCTATCTGCGCCGGATCGAGCAATTGCCTGCCCATGAGGTGGCCCAGCGCATGGGCGTCAGCCGCCAGATGGTCGCGCGCTATATCGCGCAGGCCATGGAGCATCTGATGGATGACCCCGATGATGATTGA